Proteins from one Loktanella sp. M215 genomic window:
- a CDS encoding helix-turn-helix transcriptional regulator, with translation MADNLLRRPSVEARTGLSRSTIYDWMKRGDFPQPVKLGARLVAWRESDVTAWLEARETKAA, from the coding sequence ATGGCCGACAATTTACTCAGACGCCCCAGCGTAGAAGCGCGCACCGGGCTTTCCCGCAGCACTATTTACGACTGGATGAAGCGGGGCGACTTTCCCCAGCCGGTGAAGCTGGGCGCGAGGCTGGTGGCGTGGCGCGAAAGCGACGTGACCGCTTGGCTCGAAGCCCGCGAAACGAAGGCCGCTTAA
- a CDS encoding winged helix domain-containing protein — translation MGGGQNETPVRGQAQPGLDNRYATAADTQNIAHPKGQRHNGGTLYRVTPSAGEPFAFFAKGRVRWALERLCEAGATGCTPMTEPAPRWSAYIFDLREAGLDIETLHEQHHGPYPGTHGRYVLRCDVRRAKP, via the coding sequence ATGGGCGGCGGACAAAACGAAACCCCGGTGCGAGGTCAGGCGCAACCGGGGCTGGATAACCGCTATGCGACTGCGGCGGACACCCAAAACATAGCACACCCCAAAGGCCAACGCCACAACGGCGGCACGCTCTACCGTGTCACGCCCAGCGCAGGGGAGCCGTTTGCATTCTTTGCCAAGGGCCGCGTGCGCTGGGCATTGGAACGGCTGTGCGAGGCTGGCGCGACCGGATGCACCCCGATGACAGAACCGGCACCCCGATGGAGCGCATACATCTTTGATCTGCGCGAAGCCGGTCTGGACATCGAGACGCTGCACGAACAACACCACGGGCCATATCCGGGCACGCATGGCCGCTACGTGCTGCGATGCGACGTGCGGAGGGCCAAGCCATGA
- a CDS encoding DUF7146 domain-containing protein, producing the protein MTDAKELTAALRGKWHGSYGVAPCPVCQPQGRKDQRGLSLSNGTGGILLARCFKGGCAFREITAAAGIAHGTYHAPDPALIARRMAEERAETDKRAAQALRLWLEAAPIEGTLAETYLRGRGITCPLPDTLRFVPSCWHATARRFPALVAMAEGSEAFAVHRTYLRDDGSGKAEVEPSKAMLGRVGGGAVRLTQGEGPLVVAEGIETALSLASGLLRTTATIWAALSTSGIRGLHLPPQPGRLTIAPDGDDAGRQAAHALADRAHGLGWQVSLLPAPDGRDWNDILTGKAVAA; encoded by the coding sequence ATGACAGATGCAAAGGAATTGACGGCGGCACTGCGCGGCAAGTGGCATGGAAGCTATGGCGTGGCACCATGTCCCGTCTGCCAGCCCCAAGGACGAAAAGACCAGCGCGGGCTTTCACTGTCCAATGGCACGGGCGGCATCTTACTGGCGCGTTGTTTCAAAGGAGGCTGCGCCTTCCGCGAAATCACGGCGGCGGCGGGCATTGCCCACGGCACCTATCACGCGCCTGACCCCGCCTTGATTGCAAGGCGTATGGCCGAGGAACGGGCCGAGACCGACAAGCGGGCCGCGCAAGCCTTGCGCCTTTGGCTGGAAGCTGCGCCGATAGAAGGCACCCTGGCCGAAACTTATCTGAGGGGGCGGGGCATCACCTGCCCCCTTCCCGACACGCTGCGCTTTGTGCCGTCCTGCTGGCACGCAACGGCACGGCGCTTTCCCGCGCTGGTGGCGATGGCCGAGGGCAGCGAAGCCTTTGCAGTGCACCGCACCTACCTGCGCGATGACGGCAGCGGCAAAGCCGAGGTGGAGCCGTCCAAGGCGATGCTGGGGCGCGTTGGTGGCGGCGCTGTGCGGCTGACACAGGGCGAAGGGCCGCTGGTGGTGGCCGAGGGCATTGAGACCGCCTTGTCGCTGGCGTCTGGCCTGCTGCGCACCACTGCAACGATATGGGCTGCGCTTTCAACATCGGGCATCCGAGGGCTGCACCTGCCCCCACAACCGGGACGGCTGACAATCGCCCCGGACGGCGATGACGCGGGGCGGCAGGCCGCGCACGCGCTGGCCGACCGGGCGCACGGGCTGGGGTGGCAAGTGTCACTGCTACCTGCCCCCGATGGCCGCGACTGGAATGACATTTTGACAGGAAAGGCGGTGGCAGCATGA
- a CDS encoding YfjI family protein, with amino-acid sequence MNAHAQEIPYAPEGPQPLLREIKAGAPYPLTALGPLQAAVEAVQGTTLAPAAIPAQSALAAASLAVQGFADVETLGGVRPLSLYCLTVARSGERKSCCYDPFLAALRDHEKEQAHAQRDEMESWQNAHALWKGDRDRILADAKKPDKRTAARADLEALGKEPAPPPSPDRTVNEPTYEGLTRKFAEGHPSLGIFSDEAGQFLGGHAMNSENKQKTLAALNDLWQGNPIRRTRQGEGSFTLYGRRLAAHLMVQPGVARAFMSDPMAADTGFLPRFLLCEPASTIGLRLHANARRNDDALAAFSDRMRAILESPLPIEPDTRALEPRHLPLAPEARALLIRFADAIEVQQAPGGDLESVTGTASKAAEQAARIAGVLTLWRDLTAPAVTARDMADAITLAQYYLAEAVRLADASTVSAEIDRAEALRKWLLEGWAEREVLLRDVMQRAPIRALRENPKAKAALTMLERNGWLVPLDPGTVVRGAARKEAWRIVRGASDVV; translated from the coding sequence ATGAACGCGCACGCTCAAGAAATCCCCTACGCTCCCGAAGGGCCGCAACCGCTGTTGCGTGAAATCAAAGCAGGCGCACCCTATCCGCTGACAGCACTGGGGCCGCTACAGGCGGCTGTGGAGGCGGTGCAGGGCACGACACTGGCACCGGCTGCAATCCCGGCGCAATCGGCCTTGGCGGCGGCGTCATTGGCGGTGCAGGGCTTTGCAGATGTGGAGACATTGGGCGGCGTGCGCCCCTTGTCGCTCTATTGCCTGACCGTCGCCAGATCCGGTGAACGCAAGTCGTGCTGCTATGATCCGTTTCTGGCGGCACTGCGCGACCATGAAAAGGAACAGGCGCACGCCCAGCGCGACGAAATGGAAAGCTGGCAGAACGCGCACGCACTGTGGAAGGGCGACCGTGACCGGATCTTGGCCGACGCTAAGAAACCGGACAAACGCACGGCGGCGCGGGCCGATCTGGAAGCGCTGGGCAAAGAACCTGCACCGCCTCCGTCGCCTGATCGCACGGTGAACGAACCGACCTATGAAGGGCTGACACGCAAGTTTGCCGAGGGGCACCCGTCGCTGGGCATCTTTTCAGATGAAGCGGGGCAGTTTCTGGGCGGGCACGCCATGAACAGTGAAAACAAGCAAAAGACGCTGGCCGCGCTGAATGACCTTTGGCAAGGCAACCCGATCCGACGCACCCGGCAAGGCGAAGGCTCTTTCACGCTCTACGGTCGACGGCTGGCAGCGCACTTGATGGTGCAACCCGGCGTGGCACGTGCGTTCATGTCCGACCCGATGGCGGCTGACACCGGGTTTCTGCCCCGCTTCCTGCTGTGCGAACCTGCCAGCACCATCGGCCTGCGCTTGCACGCCAACGCAAGGCGCAACGATGACGCCTTGGCGGCTTTTTCCGACCGGATGCGGGCCATACTTGAAAGCCCTCTGCCGATAGAACCTGACACCCGCGCACTGGAACCCCGGCACTTGCCACTGGCACCGGAGGCGCGAGCGCTGTTGATTCGGTTTGCGGATGCTATCGAGGTGCAACAGGCACCCGGCGGCGACTTGGAAAGCGTCACCGGCACCGCGTCCAAGGCGGCGGAGCAAGCGGCACGCATCGCTGGTGTGCTGACCTTGTGGCGCGACCTGACCGCACCCGCCGTCACCGCCCGCGATATGGCCGACGCTATCACCTTGGCGCAATACTATCTGGCAGAGGCCGTGCGCTTGGCCGACGCCTCAACCGTTTCGGCAGAAATCGATAGGGCCGAGGCGCTCCGCAAGTGGCTGTTGGAAGGCTGGGCCGAACGCGAGGTGCTGTTGCGCGATGTGATGCAGAGGGCACCGATCCGTGCACTACGTGAAAACCCAAAGGCGAAAGCAGCGCTAACAATGCTTGAACGGAACGGTTGGCTCGTGCCGCTGGACCCCGGAACAGTGGTGCGGGGTGCGGCACGCAAAGAAGCTTGGCGCATCGTGCGGGGGGCTAGCGATGTGGTTTGA
- a CDS encoding GSCFA domain-containing protein has protein sequence MHPYSDLPPSRFWRTGVAEENPFFINDIYEKKFALEPKEKIATAGSCFAQHISTHLKKNGYNVLDVEPAPNGLAAEKHQRYGFGVYSARYGNIYTMRQLKQLASEVENESGDSGQRVWSGPSGYVDALRPNVEPKGLSSAETVLLHRKEHLEKVKILFETMDVFVFTMGLTEAWEHKRSGIVYPTAPGTIAGSYEEDSYRFVNYSFEEIVSDFRDFCEVLNRIREQRPFKVILTVSPVPLAATAEERHVLQSTVYSKSVLRAAAGRLYDTFDFVDYFPSYEIVLNPKFNSVAFRENMRDVRPEIVNVVMNHFFSQHLPLHVNLANVTSELNGAEKMTEVVCEEALLEAFAK, from the coding sequence ATGCACCCTTACTCTGATCTCCCACCCTCTCGGTTTTGGCGAACTGGTGTCGCTGAAGAAAACCCTTTTTTCATTAACGATATTTACGAGAAAAAGTTCGCTTTAGAACCGAAAGAGAAAATTGCGACCGCAGGATCTTGTTTCGCTCAACATATATCCACACATCTAAAGAAAAATGGCTACAATGTATTAGATGTTGAGCCCGCACCGAACGGTCTAGCAGCGGAAAAACACCAGAGATACGGTTTTGGAGTGTATAGCGCCAGATACGGGAACATCTACACCATGAGACAGCTAAAACAGCTGGCAAGCGAGGTGGAGAATGAAAGCGGCGATTCCGGACAGCGCGTTTGGTCTGGTCCTAGTGGCTATGTTGACGCTCTTCGACCAAATGTTGAACCGAAAGGGCTTTCCTCGGCCGAAACAGTTTTGCTTCACAGAAAGGAACATCTTGAAAAGGTAAAAATTCTTTTTGAAACAATGGATGTTTTCGTATTCACAATGGGTCTGACCGAAGCTTGGGAGCACAAAAGAAGCGGCATCGTTTACCCAACTGCACCTGGTACCATTGCAGGTAGTTACGAGGAAGATAGTTATAGATTTGTAAACTATAGCTTCGAGGAAATAGTTTCTGATTTCAGAGATTTTTGCGAAGTACTTAATCGAATTAGGGAGCAACGCCCTTTCAAGGTAATCCTAACGGTCTCTCCTGTACCTCTGGCTGCAACTGCCGAGGAAAGGCACGTGCTTCAATCCACAGTATATTCCAAATCTGTTCTGCGGGCAGCTGCTGGGCGCCTGTATGATACGTTTGACTTTGTGGACTATTTCCCGTCGTACGAAATTGTATTGAATCCCAAGTTTAATTCGGTCGCATTCCGTGAAAACATGAGAGACGTGCGCCCAGAGATTGTAAATGTTGTGATGAACCACTTTTTCTCTCAGCACTTACCTTTGCATGTTAATCTAGCAAATGTAACGTCAGAACTAAATGGTGCGGAAAAAATGACTGAAGTTGTGTGTGAAGAGGCGCTACTGGAGGCCTTTGCGAAATGA
- a CDS encoding SPOR domain-containing protein: protein MADGLEQAFHQITRHGGPSVRLGWRRATCAVAVLSLAALAGCDKMPKMGGSGAADAVSADGMALAERDVEAPEVFSLTEAGLWDGRPSLGGVWVAHPTVTDPERVIIRNTANGKFVIGALFRRELDNPGPALQISSDAAEALGVLAGSPATLSVIALRREEAPASDATAITDFNAPEVIAATPLDPAPTDLAATDTTMPEVAPVATALPAAAPAAPAPAPTSGLEKPFIQIGIFSIEANANETADRLRADGLSASVLAQNSQGKSFWRVVVGPAPTAADRTAVLDKIKALGFPDAYAVTN, encoded by the coding sequence ATGGCAGACGGATTGGAGCAGGCTTTTCACCAGATCACCCGGCACGGGGGGCCGTCCGTGCGCCTCGGCTGGCGGCGTGCGACCTGTGCCGTCGCGGTGCTGTCGCTGGCTGCCCTGGCCGGCTGCGACAAGATGCCGAAGATGGGCGGCAGCGGCGCTGCGGATGCCGTGTCCGCCGACGGCATGGCCCTGGCCGAGCGTGATGTCGAAGCGCCGGAAGTCTTCTCCCTGACCGAAGCGGGTCTGTGGGACGGTCGCCCGTCGCTGGGCGGCGTCTGGGTCGCGCACCCCACCGTGACCGACCCCGAACGGGTCATCATCCGCAATACCGCCAACGGCAAATTCGTCATCGGCGCGCTGTTCCGGCGCGAGCTGGATAACCCCGGCCCCGCGCTGCAGATCTCCTCTGACGCGGCAGAAGCGTTGGGCGTTCTGGCCGGATCGCCCGCGACACTGAGCGTGATCGCCCTGCGGCGCGAAGAGGCGCCGGCCTCCGACGCTACCGCGATCACCGACTTTAACGCGCCAGAGGTCATCGCGGCCACACCGCTCGACCCCGCCCCGACCGACCTTGCCGCAACCGATACGACCATGCCAGAGGTGGCACCGGTCGCCACCGCCCTGCCCGCCGCCGCACCAGCGGCCCCTGCACCGGCCCCGACCTCCGGCCTGGAAAAGCCATTCATCCAGATCGGCATCTTCAGCATCGAGGCGAACGCCAATGAGACTGCCGACCGCCTGCGCGCCGATGGGCTCTCGGCCAGCGTGCTGGCGCAGAACAGCCAGGGCAAATCCTTCTGGCGGGTCGTCGTCGGCCCTGCGCCGACCGCCGCCGACCGCACGGCTGTGCTGGACAAGATCAAGGCGCTGGGCTTTCCCGATGCCTACGCCGTCACGAACTAG
- a CDS encoding D-alanyl-D-alanine carboxypeptidase family protein: protein MRVMIRPLLALLLCLTAGTAGAQAFNTKARAAYVLDETTGTVLLDKNADQPLPPASMSKLMTIYMAFEAIADGRLRIDEELPVSAHAASYDGSSMFLDTTDRVKVEDLLRGVIVLSGNDAAVVLAEALSPDGTEAGFARMMTDRAKQMGMNNSTFLNANGWPAPGHVMSMRDLGTLADHLITDFPTFYPIFSEQEFLFDGRVPSNTQNRNPILSLGIGADGLKTGHTAEAGYGLVGSAKQDGRRIIFVLSGMDSTAERREEAEKIVNWAFRQFAQKDVAKAGTRIADAPVWMGDKPQVGLTVGSDLSLLIPVLQQDNIPANIVYDSPIQAPITAGEQLGELVISLDGMPEKRVPLVADRDVPRGGFMPRMRTAAQVIMGKITDATADDATPAEADTDAAAPPA, encoded by the coding sequence ATGCGTGTCATGATCCGCCCCCTTCTGGCCCTGCTGCTGTGCCTGACTGCCGGCACAGCGGGGGCGCAGGCCTTCAACACCAAGGCGCGCGCCGCCTATGTGCTGGACGAGACGACCGGCACCGTGCTGCTGGACAAGAATGCAGACCAGCCGCTGCCGCCCGCCTCCATGTCAAAGCTGATGACGATCTACATGGCCTTCGAGGCGATCGCCGACGGCCGCCTGCGCATCGATGAAGAACTGCCCGTCTCGGCCCATGCGGCGAGCTATGACGGGTCCAGCATGTTTCTGGATACCACCGACCGGGTCAAGGTCGAGGATCTGCTGCGCGGCGTCATCGTGCTGTCCGGCAACGACGCCGCCGTCGTGCTGGCAGAGGCGCTGTCGCCCGACGGCACAGAGGCCGGCTTTGCACGGATGATGACCGACCGGGCCAAGCAGATGGGCATGAACAATTCCACGTTCCTCAACGCGAACGGCTGGCCCGCACCCGGTCACGTGATGTCGATGCGCGATCTGGGCACGCTGGCCGATCACCTGATCACCGATTTCCCGACCTTCTACCCGATCTTCTCGGAACAGGAATTCCTGTTCGACGGGCGCGTGCCGTCTAACACCCAGAACCGCAACCCGATCCTCAGCCTTGGCATCGGCGCCGACGGGTTGAAAACCGGCCATACCGCAGAGGCGGGATACGGCCTCGTCGGCTCTGCCAAGCAGGACGGGCGGCGCATCATCTTCGTGCTGTCCGGCATGGACAGCACCGCAGAGCGGCGTGAAGAGGCCGAAAAGATCGTTAACTGGGCCTTCCGCCAGTTCGCGCAAAAGGACGTGGCCAAGGCCGGCACCCGCATCGCGGATGCGCCGGTCTGGATGGGCGACAAACCGCAGGTCGGCCTGACTGTGGGCAGCGACCTGTCGCTGCTGATCCCGGTCCTGCAACAGGACAACATTCCCGCCAATATCGTCTACGACAGCCCGATTCAGGCCCCGATCACCGCCGGAGAGCAGTTGGGAGAGCTGGTCATCAGCCTCGACGGGATGCCCGAAAAGCGCGTGCCGCTGGTCGCCGACCGCGACGTGCCGCGCGGTGGCTTCATGCCCCGGATGCGGACCGCCGCACAGGTGATCATGGGCAAGATCACCGATGCGACTGCAGACGATGCCACCCCCGCCGAGGCCGACACCGACGCGGCAGCACCGCCCGCATGA
- the tmk gene encoding dTMP kinase, translated as MTQPARFISFEGIDGSGKSTQARLLADHLRGSGERVVLTREPGGSPGAEEIRALLLTGDTDRWSAQTEILLFTAARRDHLEKTVQPALDAGQTVISDRFADSTRVYQGATRGDLRHAVDQLHALMIGREPDLTFIIDMDPALALRRGLARSSGEDRFEEMGLQFQETLRHGFLTLARDNTDRCIVIDGNRDAAAVASEIRAHL; from the coding sequence ATGACGCAGCCTGCGCGGTTCATCTCGTTCGAGGGGATCGACGGGTCCGGCAAATCGACTCAGGCGCGTCTGCTGGCAGACCATCTGCGCGGCAGCGGCGAACGGGTCGTTCTGACCCGCGAACCCGGCGGCAGCCCCGGTGCCGAAGAGATTCGTGCCCTGCTGCTGACCGGCGACACCGACCGGTGGAGCGCGCAGACCGAGATCCTGCTGTTCACCGCTGCCCGCCGCGATCACCTCGAAAAGACCGTGCAACCGGCCCTCGACGCCGGACAGACGGTGATCTCTGACCGCTTTGCCGACAGCACCCGCGTCTATCAGGGTGCCACCCGCGGCGATCTGCGCCACGCCGTCGACCAGTTGCATGCGCTGATGATCGGGCGTGAACCCGACCTCACTTTCATCATCGACATGGACCCCGCCTTGGCCCTGCGCCGCGGCCTCGCGCGCAGCAGCGGAGAGGACCGGTTCGAGGAGATGGGCCTGCAGTTTCAGGAAACCCTGCGCCATGGCTTCCTGACCCTCGCGCGCGACAACACAGACCGCTGCATCGTGATCGACGGCAACCGCGACGCCGCCGCCGTCGCCTCTGAAATCCGGGCGCACCTGTGA
- a CDS encoding DNA polymerase III subunit delta' has protein sequence MTEVAEPDRIAGAPHPRDTAQLYGQDAAVTDFLDAWNAGRMHSGWLITGPRGVGKATLAWKIATFLLADRPAEGGLFGDPPPVTSLTIDAENPDARLIQSGAHPRLYVVRRPTDDKTGVLKSEITVDAVRGMRDFFHMSATDGGRRVVIVDAADELNRSAANAILKELEEPPARTSLLLIAHQPSRLLPTIRSRCRVLRCAPLSAADLGAALTQAGLETEATEALATLSDGSAGDAVRLLTQDGLQLYAQLIGLMTTLPHLDRNATIKLAESCAGRANDTRFALVLDLIDRFLARTARAGLLGEPTSQGATGEARLLSRISPHDQAARAWADLQQRASARARHGRAVNLDPAALILDMVLSIEQTALATA, from the coding sequence GTGACCGAGGTGGCCGAACCCGACCGTATCGCCGGCGCGCCGCACCCGCGCGATACGGCGCAGCTTTACGGTCAGGACGCCGCCGTCACCGATTTCCTCGACGCATGGAACGCAGGCCGCATGCACTCCGGCTGGCTGATCACCGGCCCGCGCGGCGTCGGCAAGGCGACGCTGGCGTGGAAGATCGCCACCTTCCTGCTGGCCGACCGCCCGGCCGAGGGTGGATTGTTCGGCGACCCGCCCCCGGTCACGTCCCTGACCATCGATGCGGAAAACCCCGACGCCCGCCTGATCCAGTCCGGCGCCCACCCGCGTCTTTACGTCGTGCGCAGGCCCACCGACGACAAGACCGGCGTGCTGAAATCCGAAATCACCGTCGACGCCGTGCGCGGCATGCGCGATTTCTTCCACATGAGCGCGACCGACGGCGGACGCCGCGTCGTGATCGTCGATGCCGCCGATGAATTGAACCGCTCCGCCGCCAACGCGATCCTCAAGGAACTGGAAGAACCCCCCGCCCGCACCTCCCTGCTCCTGATCGCCCACCAGCCCTCGCGCCTGCTGCCGACGATCCGCTCGCGCTGTCGCGTGCTGCGCTGCGCGCCCCTCTCTGCCGCGGACCTCGGCGCCGCCCTGACGCAGGCGGGGCTGGAAACGGAGGCGACCGAAGCCCTCGCCACCCTCTCGGACGGGTCCGCCGGCGACGCGGTGCGCCTGCTGACGCAGGACGGCTTGCAGCTTTACGCGCAACTGATCGGCCTGATGACGACCCTGCCGCATCTGGACCGCAACGCCACGATCAAGCTGGCCGAAAGCTGTGCCGGCCGCGCCAACGACACCCGTTTCGCGCTGGTCCTTGACCTGATCGACCGCTTCCTCGCCCGCACCGCCCGCGCTGGCCTGTTGGGCGAACCGACATCGCAAGGCGCCACGGGCGAGGCGCGCCTGCTATCGCGCATCTCGCCCCACGACCAGGCCGCCCGCGCCTGGGCCGATCTGCAACAGCGCGCCTCGGCGCGGGCGCGGCACGGACGGGCGGTCAACCTTGACCCTGCGGCGCTGATCCTCGATATGGTACTCAGCATCGAACAGACGGCGCTCGCCACTGCCTAA
- a CDS encoding TatD family hydrolase, with protein sequence MTPPALVDAHCHLDFPDFDDERDAVIDRARAAGVTRMVTICTKLPNAPRVAAIADAHDGVFWAAGVHPMSVGDHAPVTVEDLVTLAQHPKFVGIGETGLDYHYTAETKTQQQDSLRLHIEACRQTKLPLIIHARDADDDMARILTEEHAAGPYTCMMHCFSSSRALAEAALALDFYLSMSGISAFPKSTDLRAIFADAPLDRILVETDSPYLAPPPHRGRRNEPAFTAHTAQVGADTFGLSLDDFAKATSANFDRLFWRAA encoded by the coding sequence ATGACCCCTCCCGCCCTTGTCGACGCCCACTGCCATCTGGATTTCCCGGATTTCGACGACGAACGCGACGCGGTCATCGACCGTGCCCGCGCCGCCGGCGTCACCCGCATGGTCACGATCTGCACGAAACTGCCCAACGCGCCCCGCGTCGCCGCCATCGCCGACGCCCACGACGGCGTCTTCTGGGCTGCCGGTGTCCACCCGATGAGCGTGGGTGACCACGCCCCCGTCACGGTCGAGGACCTCGTCACGCTGGCACAACATCCGAAATTCGTGGGCATCGGTGAAACCGGCCTCGACTACCACTACACCGCCGAGACGAAGACGCAGCAGCAGGACAGCCTGCGCCTGCATATCGAGGCGTGTCGCCAGACCAAACTGCCGCTGATCATCCACGCCCGCGACGCCGATGACGACATGGCCCGCATCCTGACAGAAGAGCATGCCGCAGGCCCCTACACCTGCATGATGCACTGCTTCTCCTCCTCCCGCGCCCTGGCAGAGGCCGCCTTGGCGCTCGACTTCTACCTTTCCATGTCCGGCATCTCTGCCTTTCCAAAGTCTACCGACCTGCGCGCCATCTTCGCCGACGCCCCCCTCGACCGGATCCTCGTGGAAACCGACAGCCCCTACCTCGCACCGCCCCCTCACCGGGGCCGGCGCAACGAACCTGCCTTCACCGCCCACACAGCGCAGGTCGGCGCCGACACCTTCGGGTTGTCCCTCGACGATTTCGCAAAAGCCACCTCCGCCAATTTCGACCGCCTGTTCTGGCGGGCCGCATGA
- a CDS encoding MBL fold metallo-hydrolase: MTHRFTILGCGSSGGVPRLGGQWGDCDPANPKNARRRCSLLVERDGPDGTTRVLIDTSPDLRAQLLDANIGTLDAVVYTHPHADHVHGIDDLRMIVFNMRKRLDIWADAPTAEALRDRFAYAFETPPGSAYPPICDLRPIRGDVIVNGPGGQIVLTPFEVVHGTIPALGFRIADVAYLPDVSDIPAASWTHLHDLDIWIVDALRRTPHPSHSHLSQTLEWIARAAPRQAVLTNMHIDLDYATLCNELPDSVIPAYDGLTLTRSA, translated from the coding sequence ATGACGCATCGCTTTACCATCCTCGGCTGCGGATCGTCCGGCGGTGTGCCGCGCCTCGGCGGCCAGTGGGGCGACTGCGACCCAGCGAACCCCAAGAACGCCCGCCGCCGCTGTTCCCTGCTGGTCGAACGCGACGGCCCCGACGGCACGACCCGCGTGCTGATCGACACATCGCCTGATCTGCGCGCGCAACTGCTCGACGCGAACATCGGCACCCTCGATGCGGTCGTCTACACCCACCCACACGCGGACCACGTCCACGGCATCGACGACCTGCGCATGATCGTCTTCAACATGCGCAAACGCCTCGACATCTGGGCCGACGCCCCCACGGCCGAGGCGCTCCGCGACCGCTTTGCCTATGCCTTCGAGACGCCCCCCGGCTCGGCCTACCCGCCGATCTGCGACCTGCGGCCGATTCGCGGCGACGTCATCGTGAACGGCCCCGGCGGCCAGATCGTCCTGACCCCGTTCGAGGTCGTCCACGGCACCATCCCGGCCTTGGGCTTTCGCATCGCCGACGTGGCCTACCTTCCGGACGTCTCCGACATCCCGGCGGCATCCTGGACCCACCTCCACGACCTCGACATCTGGATCGTCGATGCCCTGCGCCGCACACCCCACCCCAGCCACAGCCACCTGTCCCAGACCCTTGAATGGATCGCCCGCGCAGCCCCCCGTCAGGCCGTGTTGACGAACATGCACATCGACCTCGACTACGCGACCTTGTGCAACGAACTCCCCGACAGCGTCATTCCCGCCTACGACGGTCTGACCCTGACGCGCTCCGCCTGA
- a CDS encoding AEC family transporter — MGNLIDVILPVFLVIGFGYVAVWKGLFTDSGVDGLMRFTQTFAIPCLLFRAISGLDLGQNFDLALLATFYTGATICFFVGMIGARVLFKRDWQDSVAIGFCALFSNTLLLGLPITERAYGTDALRYNYAIIAIHSPFGYLLGITAMEIARNTGNSARALPAKVLKAMFQNGLIIGITLGLIVNLTGLPLPGVFTDAIDLMVRAALPAALFGLGGVLFRYRPAGDMRAILFVVAISLVLHPAIVWVMSGVAGLSVPELRSAILTSAMAPGVNAYVFANMYGRARRVAASAVLIATGVSILTVWGWLAVLP, encoded by the coding sequence ATGGGCAATCTGATCGACGTCATCCTGCCGGTCTTCCTCGTGATCGGCTTCGGCTATGTCGCGGTCTGGAAGGGGCTTTTCACCGACAGCGGCGTCGACGGGCTGATGCGCTTCACCCAGACCTTTGCGATCCCCTGCCTGCTGTTCCGCGCCATCAGCGGCCTCGATCTGGGACAGAACTTCGATCTGGCGCTGCTCGCCACCTTCTACACCGGTGCCACAATCTGCTTTTTCGTCGGCATGATCGGCGCGCGGGTGCTGTTCAAGCGCGACTGGCAGGACAGCGTCGCCATCGGCTTCTGCGCGCTCTTTTCCAACACGCTGCTGCTGGGCCTACCGATCACGGAACGTGCCTACGGCACCGATGCGCTGCGCTACAACTACGCGATCATCGCGATCCACTCGCCCTTCGGCTACCTGCTGGGGATTACGGCGATGGAGATTGCACGCAACACCGGCAATTCCGCCCGCGCCTTGCCCGCCAAGGTGCTGAAGGCGATGTTTCAGAACGGGCTGATCATCGGCATCACGCTGGGCCTGATCGTCAACCTGACCGGCCTGCCCCTGCCCGGCGTCTTCACCGACGCCATCGACCTGATGGTGCGCGCCGCCCTGCCCGCCGCCCTCTTCGGATTGGGCGGAGTGCTGTTCCGCTACCGCCCCGCGGGCGACATGCGGGCGATCCTCTTCGTCGTGGCCATCAGCCTCGTGCTGCATCCTGCCATCGTCTGGGTGATGTCGGGCGTCGCAGGCCTCAGCGTGCCTGAACTGCGGTCCGCCATTCTGACCTCGGCCATGGCACCGGGGGTGAACGCCTATGTCTTCGCCAACATGTACGGCCGGGCCCGCCGCGTGGCGGCCAGCGCAGTGCTGATCGCCACGGGGGTCTCGATCCTGACGGTCTGGGGCTGGCTTGCCGTGCTGCCCTGA